One Methanobrevibacter millerae DNA window includes the following coding sequences:
- a CDS encoding UbiA family prenyltransferase codes for MNPYIEILRPGNVVMAGIAIVLVAIVDHTVSIPIILAMLAVLFEISAGNVINDYFDYKIDLINKPSRPIPSGRITPKTARNYAYGLFLAGTVCGALISYLTGSWIPFAIVLFADVVLYVYAYKLKSTPLIGNLTVGFMTGLCFAFGGYSIGTEPIISISIFLGFFAFIMTTAREITKDVEDIEGDKSEGAKTFPILYGTKPSAIITFVLIILDCGLCPLLYYNHIFNIYYMAIISVAVLIFIYSGIIFLKNQESENAAKVSKYLKIGMLIAFVAFAVGSF; via the coding sequence ATGAATCCGTATATAGAAATTTTAAGACCAGGAAATGTGGTGATGGCGGGAATAGCTATCGTTCTTGTGGCTATCGTTGACCATACCGTTTCCATTCCCATAATACTTGCAATGCTGGCGGTGCTTTTTGAGATAAGTGCAGGAAACGTAATCAACGATTATTTCGATTATAAAATCGACCTGATTAACAAGCCTTCAAGGCCGATACCTTCAGGCAGAATCACTCCAAAGACTGCAAGAAACTACGCTTACGGACTCTTTTTAGCGGGAACTGTATGTGGAGCGCTAATCAGCTATCTGACGGGAAGCTGGATTCCATTCGCCATAGTTCTCTTTGCAGACGTTGTTTTGTATGTTTACGCATATAAACTGAAATCAACTCCTTTAATCGGGAATCTGACTGTAGGATTCATGACGGGACTTTGCTTTGCTTTCGGAGGATATTCAATCGGTACCGAGCCGATAATTTCTATTTCAATCTTTTTGGGATTCTTTGCATTCATAATGACAACGGCAAGGGAAATCACGAAAGATGTGGAAGACATTGAAGGAGACAAGTCCGAAGGGGCTAAAACCTTCCCAATACTTTACGGAACGAAGCCATCAGCAATAATCACTTTCGTGCTGATAATCCTTGATTGCGGCCTCTGTCCGCTTTTATATTATAATCACATATTCAACATCTATTATATGGCGATAATATCCGTTGCAGTGCTGATATTCATCTATTCAGGAATTATCTTTCTTAAAAATCAGGAATCTGAAAATGCGGCCAAAGTGTCCAAATACCTTAAAATCGGAATGCTGATTGCATTTGTCGCATTTGCAGTCGGATCGTTTTAA
- a CDS encoding inositol-3-phosphate synthase, translated as MNKIKIAIVGIGNCASSLIQGIHYYDGKNPEDAIGLMHWEIGGYKPSDIDVVAAFDVDARKVGKTIDEAIFAKPNCTTVFQKDIPKYDVKVSMGHVLDGVAEHMSKYDDEFTFVVSDEEPVDVVEVLKESGAEILVNYLPVGSEEAARYYAQCALDAGVAYVNCMPVFIVSDDEWDAKFREKGIPIVGDDIKAQIGATITHRTLASLFMDRGVKLDKTYQINTGGNTDFLNMLNRDRLDSKKESKTEAVQSVLKERMDDRDIHIGPSDYVPWQNDNKLCFLRMEGRTFGDVPMNIELRLSVEDSPNSAGCVIDAVRCCKIGLERGIGGQLTSISSYTMKHPPIQYTDDEAYDNVEKFISGDLER; from the coding sequence TTGAACAAGATTAAGATAGCAATAGTTGGGATAGGAAACTGTGCGAGTTCCCTTATCCAAGGAATTCACTATTATGATGGAAAAAACCCTGAAGATGCAATAGGACTTATGCACTGGGAAATCGGAGGCTACAAACCAAGCGATATTGATGTTGTAGCTGCATTTGACGTTGATGCAAGAAAAGTTGGAAAAACAATTGATGAGGCAATATTCGCCAAACCGAACTGCACAACCGTTTTTCAGAAAGACATACCAAAATACGACGTAAAGGTAAGCATGGGTCACGTTTTGGACGGAGTTGCAGAGCACATGTCCAAGTATGATGATGAATTCACTTTCGTCGTAAGCGATGAGGAACCTGTCGACGTTGTAGAGGTTTTAAAGGAAAGCGGCGCTGAAATACTCGTTAATTACTTGCCTGTAGGTTCAGAAGAGGCCGCAAGATACTACGCTCAATGCGCACTTGACGCAGGAGTTGCCTACGTTAACTGTATGCCAGTATTCATTGTAAGCGATGACGAATGGGATGCTAAATTCAGAGAAAAAGGAATTCCTATTGTTGGAGACGACATCAAGGCTCAAATCGGTGCTACTATTACACACAGAACACTAGCTAGCTTATTCATGGATAGGGGAGTTAAATTAGATAAAACCTATCAGATTAATACCGGTGGTAATACCGACTTTTTGAACATGCTTAACAGGGATCGTCTGGATTCCAAAAAGGAATCAAAAACCGAAGCTGTCCAGTCAGTCTTAAAGGAAAGGATGGACGACAGGGATATCCATATCGGACCTAGTGACTACGTCCCATGGCAAAACGACAATAAATTATGCTTCCTCAGAATGGAAGGACGTACCTTCGGGGACGTTCCTATGAACATTGAGCTTCGCTTAAGCGTTGAGGATTCACCTAATTCCGCAGGCTGTGTCATTGATGCAGTAAGATGCTGTAAAATAGGTTTGGAAAGAGGTATCGGTGGACAATTAACTTCTATTTCTTCATACACCATGAAACACCCTCCAATCCAATACACAGACGACGAAGCATACGATAATGTTGAAAAATTCATTTCCGGCGATTTGGAAAGATAA
- a CDS encoding N-acetylneuraminate synthase family protein — MRIFRKKPFLIAGIGVNFFDIAQREEISDMEAAKMMVLEAKRCGVDAVKFHSFKADTLASKNSPAYWDLSEEPTTSQYELFKKYDKFGKEEYRELAEYCRELDIMFLSTPFDFESVDYLDEFMDIFPVSSSDLTNIPFIKYIASKNKPMLLTTGGATINEIRQAVRTIEDVSTVDIAIIHSISSYPTDYVDANLLMIKDLLESFPDYEIGYSDHTKPDLNMFVLTTAYSFGADIIMKHFTLDKSLPGNEHYHAMDPNDVLVFRSNVSFLSKLLGMRNKQPLICESSARRHARRSIVADKDIKKGEKITFGMLTFKRPGTGITPAKIDDVIGKTALEDIAEDTLIDFDMLE, encoded by the coding sequence ATGAGGATTTTTAGAAAGAAACCGTTTTTGATTGCAGGAATAGGCGTTAATTTTTTTGATATAGCGCAAAGAGAAGAAATCAGCGATATGGAAGCTGCCAAGATGATGGTTCTTGAAGCCAAAAGGTGCGGCGTTGATGCCGTCAAGTTCCACTCGTTCAAGGCAGACACTCTTGCATCTAAAAATTCTCCGGCTTATTGGGATTTGTCCGAAGAGCCTACAACTTCCCAATATGAGCTTTTCAAAAAGTACGACAAGTTCGGAAAGGAGGAATATCGCGAACTGGCCGAATATTGTCGTGAACTGGACATAATGTTTTTATCCACTCCTTTTGATTTCGAATCCGTTGATTATCTTGATGAATTCATGGATATCTTTCCAGTATCCTCATCAGACTTAACCAACATCCCGTTCATCAAGTACATTGCATCCAAAAACAAGCCAATGCTTTTGACAACGGGCGGTGCAACAATCAATGAAATAAGGCAGGCTGTAAGGACAATTGAAGACGTATCAACCGTTGACATTGCAATAATCCATTCCATATCATCCTATCCTACTGATTATGTGGATGCCAATCTGCTGATGATAAAGGATCTTCTTGAAAGCTTTCCGGATTATGAGATAGGCTATTCCGACCATACGAAGCCCGATTTGAACATGTTCGTCCTGACGACGGCCTACAGCTTTGGCGCAGACATTATAATGAAGCATTTCACTTTGGACAAGTCACTTCCGGGAAACGAGCACTATCACGCAATGGATCCAAACGACGTGCTGGTTTTCAGGTCCAACGTTTCATTCCTCTCAAAACTCCTTGGTATGAGAAACAAACAGCCATTAATATGTGAATCTTCGGCAAGGCGCCATGCAAGACGCTCCATTGTTGCAGACAAGGACATCAAAAAGGGTGAAAAGATTACCTTTGGAATGCTTACCTTCAAAAGGCCGGGAACAGGAATAACTCCCGCCAAAATCGATGATGTTATCGGAAAAACCGCATTGGAGGATATTGCAGAAGATACGCTAATTGACTTTGACATGCTGGAATAG
- a CDS encoding glycosyltransferase family 39 protein, with protein sequence MNLNLKDKKEIIFVFVFSCILIGYYINFNMNLGIYCSDIFLYLRNALYFTGTNIYSTYDIFLSPVICFLTSLLFRAGLVDRLAIYIVTGIFAILGNVGMYLLLRTRFDKLLSLTGAIVYSGLALSLTWLANGSLDVPSVAVTIWAIYFTIRAMDTPKYYVGAIVMFVISFFTRYNTGLILPVIVLCYIYHNSFKINRKDLKYMLIGLAIAAILSTIILVTVNTMSNGNLGFTDLLAGGAGGTLGSTKDAAYNTDLTYYIVNFPNFISSSSIVFVKHTPALENPTILSGLVLVIMAVGAVLWAKKCNFELNKEKIIGIILLLIALVTFNHFSSFITIIITFLGLLIIGKNSKNQGGLMMAGWLLANFIFFSYYVIKVNRYIIPAFPAFTYFLMVAVEEINERIPKKKILPIVLIVLFIVQGFAFTMTFEDTRYYMGPEEISDYIISNNDNYTDMIIGTYNMRPYHWYLGKNVTGIPNDRIGSIESASIDYYISHKELNLTNYTEETNIDGIYLYKRIIN encoded by the coding sequence ATGAATCTAAATCTAAAAGACAAAAAGGAAATCATATTCGTCTTTGTATTCAGCTGCATACTGATTGGATACTACATCAATTTCAACATGAATCTGGGCATTTACTGCTCAGACATATTCCTATACCTGAGAAACGCCCTTTACTTTACGGGAACCAATATCTATTCAACCTATGACATTTTTCTCTCACCAGTAATCTGTTTTTTAACCTCCCTTCTCTTCAGGGCGGGACTTGTCGACAGGCTGGCAATCTACATCGTTACCGGAATCTTTGCAATACTTGGAAACGTTGGAATGTACCTGCTTTTAAGGACAAGATTCGACAAGCTTTTAAGCTTAACGGGAGCAATAGTCTATTCAGGACTTGCCCTTAGCCTCACCTGGCTTGCAAACGGCAGTCTGGACGTACCTTCAGTTGCAGTCACCATCTGGGCAATATATTTCACGATTAGGGCCATGGACACTCCGAAATATTACGTTGGAGCAATCGTCATGTTTGTAATCTCATTTTTCACAAGATACAACACTGGCCTGATTCTTCCTGTAATAGTGCTGTGCTATATCTACCACAATTCATTTAAGATTAACAGAAAGGACTTGAAATACATGCTCATCGGCCTGGCAATTGCGGCCATCCTAAGCACCATCATTTTAGTTACTGTCAATACGATGAGCAATGGAAACCTCGGTTTTACCGACCTGCTTGCCGGAGGAGCCGGAGGAACCCTTGGATCTACTAAAGATGCGGCCTACAATACAGACCTCACCTATTACATCGTCAACTTTCCGAATTTCATTTCGTCTTCAAGCATAGTGTTTGTAAAGCATACTCCTGCCCTTGAAAATCCCACAATCCTTTCAGGACTGGTATTGGTGATAATGGCTGTCGGTGCAGTTTTATGGGCTAAAAAATGCAATTTTGAATTGAACAAGGAGAAAATCATCGGAATAATTCTTCTGTTAATAGCTCTTGTGACCTTCAATCACTTCAGCTCGTTCATTACGATAATAATCACCTTTTTAGGATTATTAATCATTGGAAAAAACAGCAAAAACCAGGGCGGACTGATGATGGCAGGTTGGCTTCTGGCAAACTTCATATTCTTCTCATATTACGTAATCAAGGTCAACAGATACATCATTCCGGCATTTCCCGCATTCACATACTTTTTAATGGTGGCTGTTGAGGAAATTAACGAAAGGATACCTAAAAAGAAGATTCTTCCAATAGTATTAATCGTGCTTTTTATCGTTCAGGGCTTTGCGTTTACCATGACATTTGAGGATACGAGATATTACATGGGTCCTGAAGAGATTTCAGACTATATCATTTCAAACAATGACAATTACACAGACATGATAATCGGAACCTATAATATGCGGCCGTACCACTGGTATCTTGGCAAAAACGTAACGGGAATACCGAATGACAGGATAGGCAGCATTGAAAGTGCATCGATAGATTATTACATTTCACACAAAGAGCTTAATCTGACGAATTATACTGAAGAAACCAATATAGATGGAATATATCTGTATAAAAGAATAATTAATTAA
- a CDS encoding NERD domain-containing protein: protein MKVVCCKNCGAKYQLDDNDDISSFECSTCAGDLELLEDYSDSQTSSGSGILSAIKYDNSQIVQCEDCGLKYKIKSSDNILDYECDSCGGSLRYLDSEMNKELDKIIDERKKELEIIRSNQEVPADAQVEEEEEIDENARSIRSITDKLENFFSEDQMQKIAEEELEEEKMQIDATPRTARTTIPEPVLSKFGKEFAVPKSNDYNIMKSFLKDEFLKGMNIYYRSPVAEEESEGRFGNFLGKLTIAEPGDGIVSTELLSEDGPDFDLKNFTTDHYIILAGVVIFVLSIVEIILVNSGIGLAALLIGIIIVAFGFYRTRDTQETTIRTRIVREHLLSLPEDYYVFYNVKTPTSPVGINHVVVGPTGIYAMLSQKYNPKSRLNSENENIELINSMEDENDKFEIRQVGNQKLFRYTTKQAKFPHDNAIKQKALTLGEDLINFLNENNIRNCFVEPLVGFINNEVVVINMPLTDEDLFIDELLNTIQTSTIKLDSETIDKCAVLLSKYSTDCSAEF, encoded by the coding sequence ATGAAAGTTGTATGTTGTAAGAACTGTGGTGCCAAATACCAACTCGATGATAATGACGACATTTCATCATTTGAATGTTCTACATGTGCAGGAGACTTAGAACTTTTGGAAGACTATTCTGATAGCCAAACATCCTCTGGTTCAGGCATATTAAGTGCTATAAAATACGACAATTCACAGATTGTTCAGTGCGAGGACTGTGGATTGAAATACAAAATCAAATCAAGCGACAATATACTTGACTACGAATGTGACAGCTGCGGAGGTTCCCTAAGATATCTGGATTCCGAAATGAACAAGGAACTGGATAAAATCATTGACGAAAGGAAAAAGGAACTCGAAATAATCAGAAGCAATCAGGAAGTTCCTGCTGATGCGCAAGTTGAAGAAGAAGAGGAAATTGATGAAAACGCACGCTCCATAAGATCCATTACTGATAAGCTTGAAAACTTCTTTTCAGAAGATCAGATGCAGAAAATTGCAGAAGAGGAACTTGAAGAGGAGAAAATGCAAATCGATGCAACGCCAAGAACCGCCAGAACTACAATCCCAGAACCGGTTCTATCCAAATTCGGTAAGGAATTTGCCGTTCCAAAATCAAACGATTACAATATTATGAAAAGTTTCCTTAAGGACGAATTCCTGAAGGGAATGAACATATATTATCGCAGTCCTGTTGCAGAAGAGGAAAGCGAAGGAAGATTCGGAAACTTTTTGGGCAAATTGACAATAGCCGAACCAGGAGACGGAATCGTTTCTACGGAACTCTTGTCTGAAGATGGTCCTGACTTTGATTTGAAAAACTTCACTACAGACCATTACATTATCCTGGCAGGTGTTGTGATATTTGTTTTAAGTATTGTGGAAATCATATTAGTAAACAGTGGAATTGGACTTGCCGCCTTATTGATAGGAATCATTATCGTTGCATTTGGATTTTATAGAACAAGAGATACTCAAGAGACTACCATCAGAACAAGAATCGTAAGAGAACACTTGTTAAGTCTTCCTGAGGACTACTACGTATTCTATAATGTCAAAACTCCAACTTCACCTGTTGGAATCAACCACGTTGTCGTCGGACCTACAGGAATCTATGCGATGCTTTCACAAAAGTATAATCCTAAAAGCAGACTGAATTCCGAAAACGAAAACATAGAACTGATTAATTCCATGGAAGATGAAAATGATAAGTTTGAAATCAGACAGGTCGGAAATCAGAAGCTATTCAGATACACGACAAAACAAGCCAAATTCCCTCACGACAATGCAATCAAGCAGAAGGCATTGACTTTAGGTGAGGACCTGATTAATTTCCTTAACGAAAACAATATCAGGAACTGCTTTGTCGAGCCGCTTGTAGGTTTCATAAATAACGAAGTTGTTGTCATAAATATGCCTTTAACCGATGAAGACCTGTTTATTGACGAATTATTGAATACTATTCAAACCAGTACGATAAAATTAGATTCTGAGACCATTGACAAATGTGCAGTATTGCTAAGCAAATACTCTACCGACTGTTCTGCAGAATTTTAA
- a CDS encoding tetratricopeptide repeat protein translates to MKLCNNCGYRLEGFEKFCPECGKQFKEPEDREDFIGSIFNQFSSDMNDIKEETLEFFNDLKIDDVIDDFSTNSQRALNRDATYVSRARIKLENSGDNNRIIRLCNKAILINDRNWEAYHIKGKALINLGRYDEGIEELISSLALKDDNLEARCYIAKAYYLKGDTGYSIKVYDSILNVDDKHPGALKGKALIFFDQENYYEANKYFERANNVTCLSRKLLNKWDVCTKKLKEE, encoded by the coding sequence ATGAAATTATGCAATAATTGTGGTTACAGGTTAGAAGGCTTTGAAAAATTCTGTCCGGAATGCGGAAAGCAATTTAAAGAGCCTGAAGACAGAGAAGATTTTATAGGATCAATTTTCAATCAGTTTTCCTCAGACATGAATGATATAAAGGAAGAGACATTGGAATTTTTCAATGATTTGAAGATTGACGATGTCATTGACGACTTTTCAACCAACTCCCAGAGGGCATTGAACCGTGATGCGACCTACGTTTCAAGGGCACGCATAAAACTGGAAAACTCAGGAGACAACAACCGCATTATCCGGCTGTGCAACAAGGCCATTCTGATAAATGACAGAAATTGGGAGGCCTATCACATAAAAGGTAAGGCATTAATTAACCTGGGAAGGTATGACGAGGGAATTGAAGAGCTTATTAGCTCACTGGCATTGAAGGATGACAATCTCGAAGCCAGATGCTACATTGCCAAGGCATATTATCTGAAAGGCGACACGGGATATTCCATCAAGGTATACGATTCCATTTTAAATGTCGATGACAAACACCCCGGAGCTCTTAAGGGCAAGGCGTTAATCTTTTTCGATCAGGAAAACTATTATGAAGCTAACAAATACTTTGAAAGGGCAAACAACGTCACTTGCCTGTCAAGAAAGCTCCTCAACAAGTGGGACGTCTGCACAAAAAAACTGAAAGAGGAATAG